GCAAGTGGTGTGGCAGCCAAATGGCCGTCACAGCTGTCCGTCGACGGGTCTCCAATTGAGTACTCGTGGAAATGGAACACCAAGACCAAGGCGCCTGACGTACGGTATACTATGGAACCCATGAGCGAGTTCACAGGCACAAAGCTGGACCCGCTCAACCAGCTCGCCTTCCGCGAGTTGCTACACAAACTCAGCCAGTTTGTGCCGGGCGTCGATCTTGCCCCGACGGACTACTTCATGTCTACCCTGTTCGACCATGATAGGTCAGTGTTGATGAAAGCAGTCGACGATGGTGTGCCGTTGCAATTCTCCAGTACCGCTCTTGCATTCGAGTTTCTGAGCAAGGGTCTGTTGCTCAAGACATACTACGCGCCGCGCAAGCTGGAGACGGGTCACTTTACACTGGCGGACTGGGACAAGGCTATCCGCGGCTATTACCCCGAGAGCAAGGCGCTGGATGTCGTCTATGAGTTCCTGAAGACAAGCCATGAGGGCAAGCTCCTGAACCCATACCATCTGGCCGTCGACAACATCAAGGGCGGCCGTCTCAAGTTCTATTTCCAGTCGCCCCACCGCACCTTCACATCCGTCCGCGAGATCTTGTCGATTGGCGGACGCGTCTACCGCGAAGGCCTGGAGGCACAATTCCTCGCTCTCCGCGACCTCCTCAACGCCATAACCGGCCAGTCGCCCGACTTCCCCGAAGATGGAGAGCCACCCATCGTCGAGGAAGATGTCACCGGCGATATGGACACAGACGGCCATCCGGAGCTAATGTCCGGATACTTATACTACTTCGACATTGCCCCCGGTGCGACCCTGCCCGAGATCCGCTTCTACATTCCCATCCGTCGATACTGCAAGAGCGATCTCGACCTGGCGAAGGCGCTCACGGGCTGGATGGAAGCGCACGGCCGAGGCGCGTACTGCCAGCAGTATCTGGACTTGGCCTACAGTCTGGCCGAACACCGGGATTTGGCAAAGGATCGGGGCCTGCAGCGGTACATCGCTTGTTTGTTGGCGAAGAATGGGGAGATTGAGGTGACGACGTATTTGGCTCCGGAGACGTATGAGCAGGTTAGGCGTGCGCAGAAATCTGTGGTGTAAATATGgaaatgagatgtggaataTGATGATATATATCGTTCAGTATACCTCCGAATACATAACCCGAGATTATGTTGCTAATTACAAACGATTACAAACTGTTCCTCTCCTGACCCGGAACCCTGTTGCAATCTAACCGGGAATCCTGCCCGTACATTCATCAGCAGCGGAAAACAACCTCTTGACGCCCTcagctttcttctccagccACAGATGGATATATTCACATGCCATGACGAACGTGGTACTGCAAGTCCCGCCCCCACCTCTTGCATCATGCAATGTCCGAACAAACACATTTAACTGACCGAGCAAGCGCTCAAGTTTGCGGAAATACAGCAGATACAGCCGCTGTCTTAGTTCGAACTCATCGTCGTCCTCCAGTTCTAAAACACCCCATGACAGCCTGGGCTCTC
This Aspergillus chevalieri M1 DNA, chromosome 3, nearly complete sequence DNA region includes the following protein-coding sequences:
- the nscD gene encoding prenyltransferase nscD (COG:S;~EggNog:ENOG410PUBT;~InterPro:IPR033964,IPR017795,IPR012148;~MEROPS:MER0066227;~PFAM:PF11991;~antiSMASH:Cluster_3.3;~go_function: GO:0016765 - transferase activity, transferring alkyl or aryl (other than methyl) groups [Evidence IEA];~go_process: GO:0009820 - alkaloid metabolic process [Evidence IEA]) — translated: MALQTTKTWETLMQLLPSRNHDQDFWWKVTGRQLAVLLEAAGYPIERQYNTLLFHYHWAIPYLGPAPASGVAAKWPSQLSVDGSPIEYSWKWNTKTKAPDVRYTMEPMSEFTGTKLDPLNQLAFRELLHKLSQFVPGVDLAPTDYFMSTLFDHDRSVLMKAVDDGVPLQFSSTALAFEFLSKGLLLKTYYAPRKLETGHFTLADWDKAIRGYYPESKALDVVYEFLKTSHEGKLLNPYHLAVDNIKGGRLKFYFQSPHRTFTSVREILSIGGRVYREGLEAQFLALRDLLNAITGQSPDFPEDGEPPIVEEDVTGDMDTDGHPELMSGYLYYFDIAPGATLPEIRFYIPIRRYCKSDLDLAKALTGWMEAHGRGAYCQQYLDLAYSLAEHRDLAKDRGLQRYIACLLAKNGEIEVTTYLAPETYEQVRRAQKSVV